A DNA window from Chlamydia felis Fe/C-56 contains the following coding sequences:
- the nusA gene encoding transcription termination factor NusA, protein MNKDLVAIFDYMEKEKGIQRPVIIGAIESALKIAAKKTLRDDANVSVNINPRTGDIEVFCEKEIVEVCENPSKEIPLDKAREYDPECQIGQYMDVPFVSEHFGRIAAHAARQIIGQKLRHAERDVIYEEYRHRVNEILSGVVKRFAKGSNLVIDLGKVEGLLPARYYPKTEKHKVGDKIYALLYEVQESENGGAEVILSRSHPEFVKQLFLQEVPELEDGSVEIIKIAREAGYRTKLAVSSTDPKTDPVGAFVGMRGSRVKNIIRELNDEKIDIVNYSPVTTELLQNLLCPIEIQKIAILEDDKVIAIVVHDADYATVIGKRGINARLISQILDYELEVQRMSEYNKLLEIQRLQLAEFDNPQLDEPLDMEGISKLVVQNLVHAGYDTIRKVLLASANDLASVPGISLELAYKILEQVSKYGEGKVDEKPKIED, encoded by the coding sequence ATGAATAAAGATCTTGTAGCTATTTTTGACTACATGGAGAAAGAAAAAGGAATTCAACGTCCTGTTATCATAGGCGCAATTGAATCGGCCTTAAAAATTGCAGCAAAAAAAACACTAAGAGATGATGCTAACGTTTCTGTAAATATTAATCCTCGAACTGGCGATATAGAAGTCTTTTGCGAAAAAGAAATCGTAGAAGTATGTGAAAATCCCAGCAAAGAGATTCCCTTAGACAAAGCTAGAGAGTACGATCCTGAATGCCAAATTGGGCAATACATGGATGTTCCCTTTGTTTCAGAGCATTTTGGCAGAATTGCAGCTCATGCGGCTCGGCAAATTATAGGTCAAAAATTACGTCATGCTGAAAGGGATGTTATCTATGAAGAATATCGGCATCGGGTCAATGAAATCCTTTCTGGTGTTGTCAAGCGCTTTGCCAAAGGATCAAATTTAGTCATAGATTTAGGGAAAGTTGAAGGTCTGTTACCTGCTCGTTACTATCCTAAAACAGAGAAGCATAAGGTTGGCGATAAAATTTACGCCTTATTATATGAAGTTCAAGAATCTGAAAATGGTGGTGCTGAAGTTATTCTTAGCCGCAGCCATCCAGAATTCGTTAAACAACTTTTCCTACAAGAAGTTCCTGAATTAGAAGATGGCTCTGTAGAAATTATTAAAATTGCTAGAGAAGCTGGTTATAGAACTAAATTAGCTGTAAGTTCAACCGACCCCAAAACAGATCCTGTAGGAGCGTTTGTTGGGATGAGAGGTTCTCGAGTGAAGAATATCATCCGAGAATTAAATGACGAGAAAATAGATATTGTAAACTATTCTCCCGTAACCACAGAATTATTACAAAATTTGCTTTGCCCCATAGAAATTCAAAAGATTGCGATCTTAGAAGATGACAAGGTTATTGCTATAGTCGTTCATGACGCTGATTACGCAACAGTAATTGGCAAACGTGGAATTAATGCTCGATTGATTAGTCAAATTTTAGACTATGAGCTCGAAGTTCAACGTATGAGCGAGTACAATAAACTATTAGAAATTCAACGCCTACAGTTAGCGGAATTTGATAATCCTCAGTTAGATGAACCGCTGGATATGGAAGGCATTAGTAAGTTGGTTGTCCAAAATCTTGTACACGCAGGATACGACACGATCAGAAAGGTATTGTTAGCCAGTGCTAATGATCTTGCTTCTGTTCCTGGAATCAGTTTAGAACTTGCTTATAAGATCCTTGAGCAAGTCAGCAAATATGGAGAAGGCAAAGTTGACGAAAAACCTAAAATTGAAGATTAA
- the rpsA gene encoding 30S ribosomal protein S1: protein MPKQSEYTWGSKKILDTIDCLAEDVVEFKDLLCSTHGITSSDEEPTSEIQPGAILKGTVVDINKDFVVVDVGLKSEGVIPMSEFIESSEGLVLGAEVEVYLDQAEDEEGKVVLSREKATRQRQWEHILAHCEEGSIVKGQIIRKVKGGLIVDIGMEAFLPGSQIDNKKIKNLDDYVGKVCEFKILKINIDRRNVVVSRRELLEAERISKKAELIEQITIGERRKGVVKNITDFGVFLDLDGIDGLLHITDMTWKRIRHPSEMVELNQELEVIILSVDKEKGRVALGLKQKEHNPWEDIEKKYPPGKRVSGKIVKLLPYGAFIEIEEGIEGLIHVSEMSWVKNVVDPSEVVNKGDEVEAIVLSIQKDEGKISLGLKQTEHNPWDNIEEKYPIGLHVHAEIKNLTNYGAFVELEPGIEGLIHISDMSWIKKVSHPSELFKKGSTVEAVILSVDKESKKITLGVKQLSSNPWNEIEKMFPTGSNISGVVTKITAFGAFVELQNGIEGLIHVSELSEKPFSKIEDIISIGDSVSAKVIKLDPDHKKVSLSVKEYLADKQNDQTDADLNNLDLEDLVGSDKKKKGK from the coding sequence ATGCCAAAACAATCCGAATACACTTGGGGATCCAAAAAAATTCTTGATACTATAGATTGCCTCGCGGAAGACGTTGTTGAATTCAAAGATCTTCTCTGCTCAACACACGGAATTACTTCAAGCGACGAGGAACCTACCAGTGAGATACAACCTGGCGCCATCCTAAAAGGTACTGTAGTTGATATCAATAAGGACTTTGTAGTCGTTGACGTTGGCTTGAAATCCGAAGGGGTCATTCCAATGTCAGAATTCATAGAATCTTCTGAAGGCTTGGTTCTCGGAGCTGAAGTAGAGGTGTATTTAGACCAAGCAGAAGACGAAGAAGGAAAGGTTGTTTTATCTAGAGAAAAAGCTACTCGTCAAAGACAGTGGGAACATATTTTAGCTCACTGCGAAGAAGGATCTATCGTCAAGGGACAAATTATACGCAAAGTCAAAGGTGGTCTTATTGTTGATATTGGGATGGAGGCTTTTCTACCCGGATCACAAATCGATAACAAGAAAATTAAAAACTTGGACGATTATGTGGGCAAAGTCTGTGAGTTTAAAATTCTCAAAATCAACATAGACAGAAGAAACGTTGTTGTTTCAAGAAGAGAACTCCTAGAAGCAGAGCGAATTTCGAAGAAAGCAGAACTTATCGAACAAATTACCATTGGTGAACGTCGCAAAGGTGTTGTTAAAAATATCACCGATTTCGGTGTATTCTTAGACCTAGATGGTATTGACGGTCTTCTTCACATTACAGATATGACGTGGAAACGTATTCGTCACCCATCCGAAATGGTAGAGCTTAACCAAGAACTAGAAGTCATTATTTTAAGCGTTGACAAAGAAAAGGGACGTGTTGCTTTAGGGCTTAAACAAAAAGAGCACAATCCATGGGAAGACATTGAGAAGAAATATCCTCCAGGAAAACGTGTCTCCGGTAAAATTGTTAAGCTTCTTCCCTACGGAGCCTTTATTGAAATCGAAGAAGGCATTGAGGGGTTAATCCACGTTTCTGAAATGTCTTGGGTGAAAAATGTTGTTGACCCCAGCGAGGTTGTAAACAAAGGCGATGAGGTTGAAGCTATTGTTTTATCCATTCAGAAAGACGAAGGTAAAATTTCCTTAGGTCTAAAGCAAACAGAACACAATCCGTGGGACAATATCGAAGAAAAATACCCTATTGGTTTGCATGTACATGCAGAAATCAAAAACCTAACCAATTATGGAGCTTTTGTTGAACTAGAACCCGGTATTGAAGGTTTGATTCACATCTCTGATATGAGTTGGATTAAAAAGGTTTCTCACCCTTCGGAGCTCTTCAAAAAAGGCAGCACCGTTGAGGCTGTTATTCTATCTGTCGATAAAGAAAGTAAAAAAATCACTCTTGGAGTCAAACAACTAAGTTCCAATCCTTGGAATGAAATTGAAAAAATGTTCCCCACAGGGAGCAACATCTCTGGTGTGGTAACTAAAATCACTGCATTTGGTGCATTTGTAGAACTACAAAACGGTATTGAAGGTTTGATTCACGTTTCAGAACTTTCAGAAAAACCTTTTTCAAAAATCGAAGATATTATCTCAATTGGCGACTCTGTATCTGCAAAAGTTATCAAGCTAGACCCTGATCACAAAAAAGTATCTCTTTCTGTAAAAGAATACCTTGCTGACAAACAAAACGATCAAACGGATGCAGATTTAAATAATTTGGACCTAGAAGATTTAGTTGGTTCAGATAAAAAGAAAAAAGGGAAATAA
- the infB gene encoding translation initiation factor IF-2 yields MEKAKLTKNLKLKIKNAQLTKAAGLDKLKQKLAQAGSSDTKNSSEKPSAKVAEKVVKKKSVVDPSVSATPESVSSETSPRRIRAKNRSSFVSEDLEVSSPVPVDSDTTSSMPPVEEEIASSTDSEPEVIEVTQPPIEEKSEVVTKVPPTPLKEPEVVVKKDPPKSVVGIKSNFGPTGKHINHLLAKTFKAPKKEDKPAPKERSGQAQAKPQQSSEASSENKPHSPNNNRSSQPFYRRDTSKKPGSDFRDRAKKDDNPKAFTGRDRYGLNDGSDDDKWRKKRVQKTKKHYDEHTIQRPTHIKVPLPITIKDLAAEMKLKASELIQKMFIHGMTYVVNDVLDNETTVQFIGLEFGCTIDIDSSEQDKLCIESNTVKEEIQETDPSKLIIRPPIVAFMGHVDHGKTTLIDSLRKSNIAAVEAGAITQHMGAFCCSTPVGNITILDTPGHEAFSAMRARGAEVCDIVVLVVAGDEGIKEQTLEAVKHARAANITIVVAINKCDKPNFNAETIYRQLSEINLLPEAWGGTTVTVNTSAKTGEGLPELLEMLALQAEVLELKANPSARARGIVIESELHKGLGAVATILVQNGTLHLGEALVFNDCYGKVKTMHDEHNRLMKVASPSVPALITGLSSMPKAGDPFVVVKNEKIAKDIIGARLAGQQKFALQKKRPNFDAMLQNKKILKLIIKADVQGSIEALASSILKIVSDKVSAEILSNSVGEISESDIRLAAASKAVIIGFHTGIESHAESLIKSLGVKVQLFNIIYHAVDAVKEMMTALLDPIAEEKNLGSAEIKETFKSSQLGTIYGCLVSEGVMTRNQKVRVVRNNDVLWKGTLSSLKRIKEDVKEVKKGLECGILLEGYQNAQVGDILQCYEVIYHPQKL; encoded by the coding sequence ATGGAGAAGGCAAAGTTGACGAAAAACCTAAAATTGAAGATTAAAAACGCTCAATTAACGAAAGCTGCTGGATTAGATAAGTTAAAACAAAAATTAGCTCAGGCAGGATCTTCAGACACAAAAAATTCTTCAGAAAAGCCTTCTGCTAAGGTTGCTGAAAAGGTTGTAAAGAAAAAAAGTGTTGTAGATCCTAGCGTGTCTGCTACGCCTGAATCAGTCTCTTCAGAAACTTCTCCACGTAGAATTCGAGCTAAAAATCGTTCATCGTTTGTATCTGAAGATTTAGAGGTTTCCTCTCCGGTTCCTGTAGATTCTGACACAACCTCTTCTATGCCTCCTGTAGAAGAAGAAATTGCTTCTTCTACGGACTCTGAACCTGAAGTCATAGAAGTAACGCAGCCCCCTATAGAAGAAAAATCAGAAGTGGTTACCAAGGTCCCTCCAACTCCTCTAAAAGAGCCTGAAGTCGTAGTAAAAAAAGACCCGCCTAAAAGTGTTGTAGGCATAAAGTCTAACTTTGGCCCTACGGGGAAACACATTAATCATTTGTTAGCCAAAACATTCAAGGCTCCCAAAAAAGAAGATAAACCTGCGCCAAAAGAACGCTCTGGACAAGCTCAGGCAAAACCTCAGCAGTCTTCTGAAGCTTCAAGTGAAAACAAACCGCATTCTCCAAACAACAATCGGTCATCTCAACCTTTTTATCGTAGAGATACGTCAAAGAAACCTGGATCTGACTTTAGAGATCGTGCGAAAAAAGACGACAACCCTAAAGCCTTTACTGGAAGGGATCGTTACGGATTAAATGACGGCAGCGACGACGATAAGTGGAGAAAAAAACGCGTTCAAAAAACTAAAAAACATTATGACGAACACACTATACAACGTCCTACACATATTAAAGTTCCTCTGCCTATCACGATCAAAGATCTTGCAGCAGAAATGAAATTAAAAGCTTCTGAGCTTATCCAGAAAATGTTTATTCACGGTATGACTTATGTTGTGAACGATGTTTTGGATAATGAAACAACGGTACAGTTTATTGGTTTAGAGTTTGGTTGCACTATCGATATTGATTCATCCGAACAAGATAAGCTTTGTATTGAAAGTAATACTGTTAAAGAAGAAATACAGGAAACTGACCCAAGTAAGCTTATCATTCGCCCCCCTATTGTAGCCTTTATGGGTCACGTCGATCATGGAAAAACTACTTTGATTGACTCATTAAGAAAAAGTAACATAGCAGCTGTAGAAGCTGGAGCTATTACCCAACATATGGGGGCTTTCTGTTGTTCTACACCTGTGGGAAATATCACTATCTTAGATACTCCCGGTCACGAGGCTTTTTCTGCAATGAGAGCTCGTGGAGCAGAAGTTTGCGATATCGTTGTTCTTGTCGTTGCCGGTGATGAAGGTATCAAAGAACAAACTCTGGAAGCTGTTAAGCACGCTCGCGCTGCAAACATTACCATTGTTGTTGCCATTAACAAATGCGATAAGCCTAACTTCAACGCTGAAACTATTTATAGGCAGCTTTCCGAGATTAATTTGTTGCCAGAAGCATGGGGTGGTACAACAGTAACAGTTAATACCTCAGCAAAAACTGGCGAAGGTTTGCCTGAGTTATTAGAAATGCTCGCGCTACAAGCAGAAGTTTTAGAACTTAAGGCCAATCCATCAGCCCGTGCTCGAGGAATTGTTATTGAATCCGAGTTACATAAAGGACTAGGTGCTGTTGCAACTATTTTAGTGCAAAACGGAACCCTACACCTTGGCGAAGCATTAGTTTTCAATGATTGTTATGGTAAAGTTAAAACAATGCATGACGAGCACAATCGGTTAATGAAAGTGGCCAGCCCTTCTGTTCCCGCTTTAATTACTGGATTATCTAGCATGCCTAAAGCAGGGGATCCTTTCGTTGTTGTTAAAAACGAAAAAATAGCAAAGGACATCATTGGTGCTAGACTTGCTGGTCAGCAGAAATTTGCTTTGCAGAAAAAACGTCCTAATTTCGACGCTATGCTGCAAAATAAAAAGATCTTGAAACTTATTATCAAAGCCGATGTTCAAGGCTCCATTGAAGCTTTAGCAAGCTCCATCTTAAAGATAGTATCCGATAAAGTAAGTGCGGAAATTCTTTCTAATAGTGTTGGAGAAATTTCTGAGTCAGACATCCGTTTGGCTGCAGCGTCTAAAGCGGTTATTATTGGTTTCCACACGGGAATAGAAAGTCACGCCGAATCTCTGATCAAAAGTTTAGGAGTGAAGGTACAACTGTTTAACATTATATATCATGCAGTAGATGCTGTTAAAGAAATGATGACAGCATTGCTTGATCCTATTGCCGAAGAGAAAAATCTAGGCTCTGCTGAAATTAAAGAAACCTTTAAGTCCTCACAATTAGGTACGATTTATGGTTGCTTGGTTTCTGAAGGAGTTATGACTAGAAATCAAAAAGTTCGTGTTGTACGCAACAACGATGTTCTCTGGAAAGGCACCCTATCTTCTTTAAAACGTATTAAAGAAGACGTTAAAGAAGTTAAGAAGGGACTTGAATGTGGTATTTTATTAGAAGGATATCAGAATGCTCAAGTAGGTGATATTCTACAGTGTTATGAAGTGATTTATCATCCACAAAAGCTTTAA
- the rbfA gene encoding 30S ribosome-binding factor RbfA, translating into MAENRRIQKVNSLIREAIANVILKDVKHPKISNRWITVTRVCLSKDLHTARVYVSIMPHENTSAETLKALKASAGFIAYRASKGVFLKYFPEISFYLEDIFSPQDHIENLLWKIREQDKN; encoded by the coding sequence ATGGCAGAAAACAGACGCATACAAAAAGTTAATTCACTAATTCGTGAAGCGATTGCTAATGTGATCTTAAAAGATGTAAAACATCCTAAAATTTCCAATCGTTGGATTACGGTTACTAGGGTATGTTTATCTAAAGACTTACATACCGCACGTGTCTATGTTTCGATTATGCCTCACGAAAACACCTCTGCAGAAACTTTAAAAGCATTGAAAGCGTCCGCAGGATTTATTGCTTATAGGGCTTCTAAAGGTGTTTTTCTTAAGTATTTTCCTGAGATAAGTTTTTACCTCGAAGACATTTTTTCTCCACAGGATCATATAGAAAACTTGCTTTGGAAAATACGCGAGCAAGATAAAAATTAA
- a CDS encoding prolipoprotein diacylglyceryl transferase, whose protein sequence is MRVFLSAIYWNHSKFLWGSDKWLIRVPWYGVCFSMGILLASLLGIYLALSSYSEKDKTRFSKEQLREALENFALYSLLFIIPGSRIAYILFYGGDFYFKHPQEILKIWNGGLASHGGMVGLILWSVIFSWRYRKKIPVLTFLFLCDLCASVFGCAAFMIRIGNFMNQEILGKPTSLPWGIIFSSPAQGILGVPVHPVQLYEGVSYLLLSAVLFFLSYKRYFRLGSGWSTSLGLVGISLIRFFAEFFKSHQGKVIGPNCLLTMGQILSLPLFVFGLSLGIACFIKSKKDASSTSSVK, encoded by the coding sequence ATGAGAGTCTTCTTATCAGCAATATATTGGAATCATTCAAAATTTTTGTGGGGTTCAGATAAATGGCTTATCCGAGTTCCTTGGTACGGGGTATGTTTTTCCATGGGCATTTTGCTTGCTTCTTTGTTGGGAATTTATCTTGCTCTATCTTCCTATAGTGAAAAAGATAAAACAAGATTTTCTAAGGAGCAGCTTCGTGAGGCTCTAGAGAATTTTGCTTTGTATTCTCTCTTATTTATCATCCCCGGATCACGCATAGCTTATATTTTGTTTTACGGCGGTGATTTTTATTTTAAACATCCTCAAGAAATTCTCAAGATTTGGAATGGTGGATTAGCAAGCCACGGAGGCATGGTGGGCTTGATTTTATGGTCGGTCATTTTTTCTTGGAGATATAGAAAGAAAATTCCGGTGTTAACCTTTTTATTTCTCTGTGATCTTTGTGCTTCCGTGTTCGGATGTGCGGCTTTTATGATTCGTATTGGTAATTTTATGAATCAAGAAATCTTAGGAAAACCCACGAGCTTGCCTTGGGGGATCATTTTTTCGTCTCCAGCTCAAGGAATTTTAGGGGTGCCTGTGCATCCCGTACAACTCTATGAAGGAGTAAGCTATTTATTGCTTTCTGCAGTTTTGTTTTTTTTAAGTTATAAACGTTACTTTCGTTTAGGCTCCGGTTGGTCCACATCCCTAGGGCTAGTAGGTATTTCATTAATTCGTTTTTTTGCTGAATTTTTCAAGAGCCACCAAGGTAAAGTCATAGGTCCAAATTGTTTATTAACAATGGGTCAAATATTGTCATTGCCTTTGTTTGTCTTTGGTTTGTCTTTAGGAATAGCGTGTTTTATTAAAAGTAAAAAGGATGCTTCTTCAACTTCTTCCGTAAAATAG
- the yidC gene encoding membrane protein insertase YidC: MNKRSLLFVSLVGAAFLGCQIFFGYNDFRSCKALTEKQKTITEQVLPATKSMGLSVAPWTTSLGEETSKSQYAVRVGDRLLLLNQGGSANSIYSSGTRWDFIEETTACDNIHVALYREAGESLASLSTGKVFLPVTKEGLPVLVVEFRNNQEPVVFLGQYKQDQGKIYNKDSVVYGTSLVFWRSGNEYLLLGIYNSREERLESLDLPITKAAIFRDSQSANVDTNSGQCFVLSNEYMQLVISQESGSIEGINLPFSSENNRSIVNEIGFDRDLKSQVPSEASFPGLPSIGANNQAIPDSVGGYYPLLRRGILSDSKKQTPMSYHALNVVSGRDLVNPVASGYRVSVFNSNMLELESNDGSIKKTYKLPEQQPYSFEVSVGLTQANEDLWITSGIPEVEIMSNAFTPAIKYHVIKKNKGQLDKVKLPKPKDPLALRSGVYPQWILNSNGYFGIILSPLTDIPAGYAASYVPGSSVPTRLSLLSPKNQAYPASKYPGYETLLPLPKQEGTYRFLVYAGPLAEPTLRALDQAYTNSKGESPQYLDCITFRGIFAFITEPFAALLFIIMKFFRMITGSWGISIILLTVFLKLLLYPLNAWSIRSMRRMQKLSPYIQEIQQKYKKEPKRAQMEVMALYKTNKVNPITGCLPLLIQLPFLIAMFDLLKSSFLLRGASFIPGWIDNLTAPDVLFSWTTPVWFIGNEFHLLPILLGIVMFAQQKLSALKRKAPVTDQQRQQEAMGTMMALLFTFMFYNFPSGLNIYWFSSMLLGLIQQWATNKILDSKHLKNEISISKKKQR, translated from the coding sequence ATGAATAAACGTTCATTGTTGTTTGTTTCTTTAGTTGGCGCAGCTTTTTTGGGATGTCAAATCTTTTTTGGTTATAATGATTTCCGCTCTTGCAAAGCTCTTACGGAGAAACAAAAAACAATAACGGAACAAGTATTACCTGCAACAAAGTCTATGGGGTTAAGTGTTGCCCCCTGGACTACATCTCTTGGTGAAGAGACAAGCAAGAGTCAATATGCAGTGCGCGTTGGAGATAGGCTACTCCTTTTAAACCAAGGGGGATCGGCTAATTCTATTTATTCTTCAGGAACTCGTTGGGATTTTATAGAAGAAACAACGGCTTGCGATAATATTCATGTGGCTTTGTATCGCGAAGCTGGTGAGTCCTTAGCATCATTAAGTACAGGAAAAGTATTTCTTCCTGTAACTAAAGAGGGGCTTCCTGTTTTAGTCGTGGAGTTTCGTAATAATCAAGAGCCTGTAGTTTTCTTGGGGCAGTATAAACAAGATCAGGGGAAGATTTATAATAAGGATAGCGTTGTTTACGGAACATCCTTAGTATTTTGGAGATCAGGTAATGAATACCTTCTTTTAGGTATTTATAATTCACGAGAAGAAAGACTAGAATCTTTAGATCTTCCTATTACAAAAGCTGCTATTTTTAGAGACTCTCAATCAGCTAATGTAGATACAAATTCAGGGCAATGTTTTGTGTTGTCCAATGAATATATGCAGTTAGTGATTTCTCAAGAAAGTGGGTCTATAGAGGGAATCAACCTTCCATTTTCTTCTGAGAATAATAGAAGCATAGTAAATGAAATTGGTTTTGATAGAGATTTGAAATCCCAGGTGCCTAGTGAGGCATCCTTCCCAGGACTTCCTTCTATAGGAGCAAATAATCAAGCTATTCCTGACTCTGTAGGGGGATATTATCCCTTATTGCGTAGGGGGATTCTTTCTGATTCTAAGAAGCAAACACCTATGAGTTATCATGCTTTAAATGTTGTTTCTGGTAGAGATCTTGTAAATCCAGTGGCTTCTGGATACAGAGTTTCTGTTTTCAACAGTAATATGCTAGAGCTAGAAAGCAATGACGGCTCGATTAAGAAAACCTATAAATTACCTGAGCAGCAGCCTTACTCGTTTGAAGTTTCTGTCGGTTTAACGCAAGCTAATGAAGACTTATGGATAACTTCTGGAATTCCAGAAGTAGAGATTATGTCCAATGCATTTACCCCAGCTATTAAGTATCACGTGATTAAAAAGAATAAAGGACAACTGGATAAGGTGAAATTGCCTAAGCCTAAAGATCCTTTGGCATTGCGTAGTGGAGTATATCCTCAGTGGATACTGAATTCTAATGGATACTTTGGCATTATTTTATCTCCACTTACAGATATTCCTGCAGGATACGCGGCTTCCTACGTTCCAGGAAGTTCTGTTCCCACACGTCTATCCTTACTATCTCCTAAGAATCAGGCGTATCCTGCGTCTAAGTATCCTGGATATGAAACGTTACTTCCTTTGCCTAAGCAAGAAGGAACGTATCGTTTTCTTGTTTATGCAGGACCTTTAGCGGAGCCTACTTTACGAGCTTTGGATCAAGCTTATACGAATTCTAAGGGAGAAAGCCCTCAATATCTCGATTGTATCACTTTTAGAGGGATATTTGCTTTCATTACCGAACCTTTTGCAGCTTTGCTTTTCATTATTATGAAGTTTTTCAGAATGATAACAGGCTCGTGGGGGATTTCTATTATCTTGCTTACAGTATTTTTAAAATTATTACTGTATCCATTGAATGCTTGGTCAATACGTTCTATGAGACGTATGCAAAAACTATCGCCCTATATTCAGGAGATTCAACAGAAATATAAGAAAGAGCCTAAACGAGCTCAAATGGAAGTTATGGCTTTATATAAGACGAATAAAGTGAATCCTATTACTGGCTGTTTGCCTTTACTGATTCAGTTGCCATTCCTTATAGCTATGTTTGATTTATTGAAGTCTTCTTTCTTACTGAGAGGGGCATCTTTTATTCCAGGATGGATTGATAATTTAACAGCTCCTGATGTTCTATTCTCGTGGACTACACCAGTGTGGTTTATTGGGAATGAATTCCATCTTCTTCCTATTCTACTAGGGATTGTGATGTTTGCTCAGCAAAAGCTTTCTGCTTTGAAGAGGAAGGCACCTGTTACAGATCAACAAAGACAACAGGAAGCAATGGGGACGATGATGGCTCTATTGTTTACCTTTATGTTTTATAATTTCCCCTCAGGTTTAAATATCTATTGGTTTTCTTCTATGCTTCTGGGATTAATCCAGCAGTGGGCTACTAATAAGATTTTAGATAGTAAACATCTTAAGAATGAAATTTCTATAAGTAAGAAAAAGCAACGGTAA
- the trxB gene encoding thioredoxin-disulfide reductase, which produces MTHTKVIIIGSGPAGYTAAIYASRALLSPILFEGFFSGISGGQLMTTTDVENFPGFPEGVLGQKLMDNMKAQSARFGTQILPKDVTSVDFSARPFVVMSNEEKYTCDTCIIATGASAKRLEIPGAGDNEFWQKGVTACAVCDGASPIFKNKDLYVIGGGDSALEEAMFLTRYGKRVYVVHRRDALRASKVMIKKAEANEKIFFLWNSEVIKISGDSVVRSVDILNNVSNEISTHDAAGVFFAIGHKPNTDFLAGQLALDEHGYIITEKGTCKTFIPGVFAAGDVQDKYYRQAITAAGSGCMAALEAERFLD; this is translated from the coding sequence ATGACTCACACCAAAGTAATTATTATTGGTTCTGGTCCTGCAGGTTATACTGCGGCGATTTATGCTTCAAGAGCACTTTTAAGTCCTATTTTATTTGAGGGTTTTTTTTCTGGTATTTCCGGAGGTCAATTAATGACTACTACTGATGTAGAAAACTTCCCTGGGTTCCCTGAGGGCGTATTAGGTCAAAAGTTAATGGATAATATGAAGGCTCAATCTGCACGTTTTGGAACTCAGATTCTTCCAAAAGATGTCACTTCGGTAGATTTCTCTGCACGTCCTTTTGTGGTAATGTCCAATGAAGAAAAATATACCTGTGATACATGTATTATAGCAACGGGAGCTTCTGCAAAACGTTTAGAAATTCCTGGAGCGGGTGATAACGAATTTTGGCAAAAAGGCGTTACAGCTTGTGCTGTATGTGACGGAGCTTCTCCTATTTTTAAAAACAAAGATTTGTATGTGATCGGAGGGGGAGACTCTGCTTTAGAGGAGGCGATGTTTTTAACTCGATATGGGAAGCGTGTGTATGTTGTTCATAGAAGAGATGCTTTAAGAGCTTCTAAGGTCATGATTAAAAAAGCAGAGGCCAATGAAAAGATCTTTTTTCTTTGGAATAGTGAAGTGATAAAAATTTCTGGAGATTCTGTTGTTCGCTCTGTTGATATTTTAAATAACGTTTCGAACGAAATCTCTACCCATGATGCTGCTGGGGTCTTTTTTGCTATTGGACATAAACCAAATACAGATTTCTTGGCCGGTCAATTAGCTTTAGACGAACATGGATACATTATTACTGAAAAAGGAACGTGCAAAACTTTTATTCCTGGGGTATTTGCTGCTGGGGATGTTCAAGATAAATATTACCGGCAAGCCATCACGGCAGCGGGAAGTGGCTGTATGGCAGCTTTAGAAGCTGAGCGTTTTTTAGACTAG
- the acpS gene encoding holo-ACP synthase, whose amino-acid sequence MQMAHIGTDIIEIARIRKAIETHNQRMLNKIFTKKEQEYCLRLTNPYPSFAARFAGKEAVAKALGTGIGKVIGWKDIEILTSPKQPKVHLPPRVYKELGISKVLLSISHSREYATAMAVALV is encoded by the coding sequence ATGCAAATGGCTCATATTGGAACAGATATTATTGAAATTGCTCGAATCCGCAAAGCAATAGAGACCCACAACCAAAGAATGTTAAATAAAATTTTCACTAAAAAAGAACAGGAGTATTGTTTAAGGCTAACAAACCCCTACCCCTCCTTTGCTGCAAGATTCGCAGGGAAAGAAGCCGTAGCCAAAGCTTTGGGGACTGGAATCGGAAAAGTCATTGGCTGGAAAGATATAGAGATTCTTACATCACCCAAACAACCCAAAGTCCATTTACCCCCAAGAGTATATAAAGAACTAGGAATTTCCAAAGTCTTACTATCAATCAGCCATAGCCGCGAATACGCTACAGCCATGGCTGTAGCTCTAGTCTAA